From bacterium:
TCTGATATACAAGCTGTAAGTCTGTCAAGTTTATTTTTAAAGTTTCTTTTTGTGAAAGTCAAGTTTTAATATTTGTAACTTCTTTCGGTGTGACATGCCCCGGTGCATTTGCCTCCCTGGGAGTTTTTGGTAAAACCGAGTTTTATTTTTATATTTGTCTGGTCTTCCCTGATTAATGCCTGTTGATTTGATGAATGAGGATCATGGCAGGTACTGCAATTTCTTCCCCGTTTGCTGTTCACATGCTTATAATGCAGATTTTTGTCCCCGTCACGGAACCTTGTTTCGCTTTTTTTGTCGGCCCGGCTGATTAATTCATTCTCCGCTATCCTGGGATTATGGCATTGTGAACAGAGATTATACGCATTTTCATTATAAGATACATAATTATCCTCCGGGAAGCTGGCTTTTAAAAGAAAAGGAAATCTAGAGTTGTGTGATTGATGGCAATCAATACAGCCGTTTTTATCCAGAGGCTCGTGTACATATTTCTTTTTCAAAATGTCTTTTTTCTCCTGATGGCATAAAACACATAACTTTTCTTTTTCTTCCCTAAGTTGATATTTAAAATTAGATTCATGAGGAGTATGGCACCCGATACATTCATTTTTCTTGATTGGCGCGTGCAAATATGCTGAATTTTCAATACGTTCATGGCATAAATAACAAATTTCAGCACCATCTTTTGCCAATAAATGCTTATTGTTTGAACTGTGAGGCTGGTGGCATACAACACATTGTCCTTCAGCTAAAGGACCATGTGTATACTTTTTTACTAAAGAAAACCCGTGACAGGCTTTACAAAGTTTTATCCCTGAATTTTTTGCTAAATATTTGTTCTCTGAATTATGCGGTTCATGGCATGGCAAACAATTTCCTTTTGTTATAGGTTTATGGACAACAGCGTCTTTTTTTTGCAAATCAATAAATTCTTTATGACAAATTTCACATAATTCCCCGTCCTCTTTTATCAAAAGTTTTTTATGGTCTGAACTGTGCGGAAAATGGCATATAATACAATCCTCATTACCCAACGGGCCGTGCAGGTAACTTTTATCGACCATTTTTTGCAAATGGCATCCAAAACAAACTGTACTCTTTGAAATAGTTATTCCGCTAATACCAAGACTTATATTAACAGTATGGCAAAT
This genomic window contains:
- a CDS encoding cytochrome c3 family protein; translation: MLFITKPTHESACDKNRFVFLLPVFFIFLLIVNPVLYAVSDSINIIPKNINELNSPIGIAVNENKIFVTNTFVGKIQVFDKDNGKLLNEFGERGMGKGRLTLPWDIAIGKNKKIYVSDLGQHRILVFDFNGRFISQFGGKGEGKGEFIMPFAVDLDKKDNIYVVDTWNNRIQVFDPDGEFLFTFGSKGSRNGEFLNPKDIVLYNKKVFIADSGNNRIQIFDEAGHFISRFGQPGSQIGDFSEPISVTVSNKDLIYVCDENNNRIQVFDQSGHFLFKFGKIGKKPGNFSSPKKIYVDKDENIYVVDNKNNRIQIFSTKFHPDQMNKQCVDCHTDIKDQVRKENLHPSKDKEEFCVICHTVNISLGISGITISKSTVCFGCHLQKMVDKSYLHGPLGNEDCIICHFPHSSDHKKLLIKEDGELCEICHKEFIDLQKKDAVVHKPITKGNCLPCHEPHNSENKYLAKNSGIKLCKACHGFSLVKKYTHGPLAEGQCVVCHQPHSSNNKHLLAKDGAEICYLCHERIENSAYLHAPIKKNECIGCHTPHESNFKYQLREEKEKLCVLCHQEKKDILKKKYVHEPLDKNGCIDCHQSHNSRFPFLLKASFPEDNYVSYNENAYNLCSQCHNPRIAENELISRADKKSETRFRDGDKNLHYKHVNSKRGRNCSTCHDPHSSNQQALIREDQTNIKIKLGFTKNSQGGKCTGACHTERSYKY